DNA from Thermomicrobium roseum DSM 5159:
AAAGCACTCCTTCCTCGACGACCACCTCGCGCACGGTCTTACCGGTCTCCCACGCCTTCTTGGCGATCTCCGCCGCCCGCAGGTAGCCGATCCGCGGCGTCAAGATCGTCGCCAGCGCGATGCTGCCATGCGCGAGCTCGGCCAGCCGTTTCTCGTTGGCCTGAATCCCTTCCACGCAGCGCGTCCGGAAAACCTCCAGAGCGTTGGTCAGAATATCGGTCGCCCAGAGCAGGTTGTACACGATGAGCGGCGTCCAGACGTTCAGATCGAGCTGCCCGGAGAGGACACCGAGCGAGACTGCGTGATCGTACCCGACCACCTGGAAGGCGACCATGTTGACCATCTCGGCAATCGACGGGTTCACTTTGCCGGGCATGATGGAGGAACCGGGCTGGACTGGTGGCAGGATGATCTCACCCAACCCCGCACGTGGCCCAGAGCCCAGCAGCCGGATATCGCTGGCGATCCGGATCACTTCGAGCGCAGCATTGCGGATGGCACCCGAGAGGTGTGCGAAGTCGGCATGACTCTGGGTGATCTCGAACGTGTTCCGCGCTGGGCGCAGGGGAAAACCGGTGATGCGACTGAGCTCTTCCGCCACTTGCGCGCGATACCCGGGGAAGGCGTTGATCCCGGTTCCCAGTGCCGTCGCTCCCAGATTGATCTCGGTGAGCGCGAGGCGCGCCTCAGCGATCCGGTCGGCTGCTCGCCGCAAGGCCGCCCCGTATCCGGTGAACTCGTCACCCAAGCGGATCGGCACCGCATCTTGCAGGTGCGTCCGACCAGTTTTAGTCAGATTCCCGAACTCTTGCGCCTTCTGGCAGAAGGCATCGGCCAGCTTGCGGAATGCCTCGATCAGCTTCGGAGTGGCTCGCAACAAGGCCAGACGGCCCGCGGTCGGGATGACGTCGTTCGACGATTGACCGAGGTTGACGTGGTCGTTGGGGTGCACTGGCTTGTACTCGCCGCGTCGACCGCCCAGGATCTCGTTCGCCCGATTGGCGATGACCTCGTTGGTATTCATGTTGTGCGATGTCCCGGCACCCGCCTGATAGGGATCGACCACGAAGTGCTCGTGCCAGAGGCCATCGATGATTTCCTGCGCGGCCTGCTCGATCGCGCGTGCCTGCTCGTCGGTCAAGCGGCCAGCACGATGATTCACGCGAGCCGCTGCGAGCTTGACCTGCGCGGTCGCCACGATGAGATCGGGATGCGGGCGTAGGCCACTTATCGGGAAATTGCGGACCGCTCGGGCGGTCTGCGCGCCATAGAGCGCCTCGGCCGGCACCTCGACCTCGCCGAGCGAATCGCGCTCGATCCGTACCGTCTCGATCGCCATCGTTCCCTGCCTCCCATCCCTATTGCTCGGAGCCCATTCCACCATCTGCTTCCCACCAGCTCGGCCGCTGCGAGCCGATCGCTGCGAGTTCTGTCTTGACGTAGATGAGTCCTTCGCGATCCAGCACCGACTGCTCGTATTCCCCACTCATGGTGATCGCATCGACCGGGCACACCTGGGCACAGAGCCCGCAGAACATGCATCGACCAGCACGCAGAATGAACTCGCCGAGTTCCCGATCACCCTCCTCCGAGGGGACCACGTGCATCTCCAGGCAGCTCGTCGGACAAATGCGAGCGCACAGCCCACAGGCGACACAGAGCGCTTCACCGGTCTCGGGATCGGAGCGGAGCGCCGGCAAACCACGGAAGCGCGGTGCCGGCTCCCGTTTCTCTTCGGGATACTGAATCGTCACTGGTCGCTGGAAAAAGTGCCGCAGCGTGACCAGAAAGCCGCGAATGTCCTGTAAGACCATCGTGCGCCTCCTCGAGCGATCGCTGTCAGGGCGTTCGGAAGGCGACCCGGCCGCGCAGCGGCGCGCTGTCCAACCGCAGCCAGGCATCGCTGAGCGCGATCCCGTTGCCCAACCAGACCGCCCACCCGCCGCCGGGAACGTTCTGACCGATGCGCAGCGTCTGGCGCGCTCGATCGCCTGGCGCTGCCGGCCAGGCGATGGGCCCACGCTCGAGCCGCGGGAACGTGATGCCGCGATAGCCGGGCACAGCGCGGGCGATTTCTTGGAAGAGCTGCACCGCGTGGCGCGTGTTCCAGCGATAGCCGAGCCGGCGTGCCAACTCTTGGACATGCTGCCAACTCGGACGCGCCTCCCCCGGCGGATCGACCGCGCGCCGCAGCCGCTGCACTGCTCGATCGGCGGTCGTCATCGTCCCGTCCTGCTCCAGGAACATGGTGACCGGGAGCACGACGTGCGCTCGCTCAGTCAGCGGACCGGGGAAACTGTCTTCCACGATCAGTACGTCGAGCCGATCCAGCGCGGCCACGAACCGCTCATCGAGCGCTGTGGCATACGCGTGCGAGTTCGCCGCCACGTACAGCGCACGCACCTCACCCCGCTCGATCGCTGCCACCAGTTCCTCGTAGCCCCATCCTGGCCCGCTCGGCAACTCGGTCGAGCCGCTTCCATTGCCACCCGTCTCGGCCCAGAGGACTGCCAATTCCTGTCGCATCGCCGCATCCTCCGGCGAGCGATACCCCGGTAGCCAGTCTGGGTGGCAGCCCATGTCCAGCGCACCTTGCGCATTCGCCGGACCGCGGAACGCGACCACGCCCGCGCCAGCCTGTCCGATATTACCGGTGAGCAAGGCCAGATCGTTGGCCAGCAACGCCGCCGCAGCGATATCGCCGTGCTGCGCGTGGGCGAGCGTGTGCTGGATCTGGCTCGGTGGATAGGGAGAAGCATCCGTGCCGCGCCCACCAGTCGCATACAGCACGGCTGCGCGCTCCAGCGCCGCCAAGCTCACCCCGGCTGCCTCGGCCGCCGCGACCGGATCGATCGAGTCGAGAGAGGCCATGAATTCGCTCAGCCCTGTCGCCCCTTCGACCGGGCGAGCCAATCCGCGGTCGCGGATCACGCGGGCCATCGCCGCGAGCACCACCGCCTCCGTTCCCGGGCGGATACGCAACCACACATCGGCCCGGTGGAAGAGTGGGAACTCGTCGGCGCTCACCACCACCAGCGCGGTTTCACGATAGAGTCGCGCCCACGAATGCCAGTAGCTCGCGACCGGGGCATGCTGACCGATGTTCGGCCCCACGACCAAGAGACATCCGGTATCGGTGAAGACTTCCTGGATCGAGTTGGTGCTCACCGGCAATCCGAACGACGCCGTGAGCGCGGCATCGACCGCTCGCTGCGCCGGAGAGACCAGCGTGTCCACATGCGGCGAACGCATTACCTGGCGAGCGAACCGCTGCAACAGATACAGATCTTCATTCGTCCGATCGGGCGACGCCAGGAGCGCGAACGCTGTTCCGCGATACGGTCGCAGCAACTCGGCAGCACGGTCGAGCGCCTCGGCGAGCTCGATCGGAACGAGTTCGTCACCCTCGCGCACCCAGGCGCTGTCCAGCCGCACTGGGTGTTGCACCTGCTCGTATCCCCACTTGCCACGTACGCAGGTGTAGCCGTAGTTGACGCCGCGCTCCCAGAGATGAGTGATCCGACGTACGAGGCCACGGTTGTGCTCGACATTCAGTGTGCAGCCCACATCGCAAAAGCCACAGATCGTCTCCGTGGCGTCCAACTCCCAGGGATGGTGCGCGAAGCGCCGGTCAGTCAGCGCACCTACCGGACAGACTGCGATGCACATCCCGCAGGACGTGCACGTGGTGCGGGTCAGATCGATATTCCAGGCGCTGCCGATCTCGCCCTCGAGTCCGCGGCGCAGCACTTCGATCGCCGTGACCCCGATCATCTCGTCACAGACGCGGGTGCAACGCGCGCAAAGAATGCAGCGTTCCCACTTGTAGTCGATGTACTCGCTCAAATGCTTGTAGGGACGAGCGAGCTTGGGGCGCCGGAAGGGATTGGTGTGGACATTGTGATAATAGGTATTGTCCTGGAGATAACATTCACCGGACTTATCGCAGGTCGGGCAATCGAGCGCGTGGTCGATGAGATAGAGCTGCAGGACGAACCGCCGCGCCTCCTCGCAGGCCGGCGACTTGGTAGCGATCTCCATCCCGTCGC
Protein-coding regions in this window:
- a CDS encoding aspartate ammonia-lyase translates to MAIETVRIERDSLGEVEVPAEALYGAQTARAVRNFPISGLRPHPDLIVATAQVKLAAARVNHRAGRLTDEQARAIEQAAQEIIDGLWHEHFVVDPYQAGAGTSHNMNTNEVIANRANEILGGRRGEYKPVHPNDHVNLGQSSNDVIPTAGRLALLRATPKLIEAFRKLADAFCQKAQEFGNLTKTGRTHLQDAVPIRLGDEFTGYGAALRRAADRIAEARLALTEINLGATALGTGINAFPGYRAQVAEELSRITGFPLRPARNTFEITQSHADFAHLSGAIRNAALEVIRIASDIRLLGSGPRAGLGEIILPPVQPGSSIMPGKVNPSIAEMVNMVAFQVVGYDHAVSLGVLSGQLDLNVWTPLIVYNLLWATDILTNALEVFRTRCVEGIQANEKRLAELAHGSIALATILTPRIGYLRAAEIAKKAWETGKTVREVVVEEGVLSPEEADEILDPVKMALPQDPDANQC
- a CDS encoding NuoI/complex I 23 kDa subunit family protein, translated to MVLQDIRGFLVTLRHFFQRPVTIQYPEEKREPAPRFRGLPALRSDPETGEALCVACGLCARICPTSCLEMHVVPSEEGDRELGEFILRAGRCMFCGLCAQVCPVDAITMSGEYEQSVLDREGLIYVKTELAAIGSQRPSWWEADGGMGSEQ
- a CDS encoding molybdopterin-dependent oxidoreductase gives rise to the protein MTATTESRLVTVTIDGQQYTVPEGLTILEACRMVGIEVPNLCYQPLLRPWGSCRICTVEILGRRGGLVESCAAQVRDGMEIATKSPACEEARRFVLQLYLIDHALDCPTCDKSGECYLQDNTYYHNVHTNPFRRPKLARPYKHLSEYIDYKWERCILCARCTRVCDEMIGVTAIEVLRRGLEGEIGSAWNIDLTRTTCTSCGMCIAVCPVGALTDRRFAHHPWELDATETICGFCDVGCTLNVEHNRGLVRRITHLWERGVNYGYTCVRGKWGYEQVQHPVRLDSAWVREGDELVPIELAEALDRAAELLRPYRGTAFALLASPDRTNEDLYLLQRFARQVMRSPHVDTLVSPAQRAVDAALTASFGLPVSTNSIQEVFTDTGCLLVVGPNIGQHAPVASYWHSWARLYRETALVVVSADEFPLFHRADVWLRIRPGTEAVVLAAMARVIRDRGLARPVEGATGLSEFMASLDSIDPVAAAEAAGVSLAALERAAVLYATGGRGTDASPYPPSQIQHTLAHAQHGDIAAAALLANDLALLTGNIGQAGAGVVAFRGPANAQGALDMGCHPDWLPGYRSPEDAAMRQELAVLWAETGGNGSGSTELPSGPGWGYEELVAAIERGEVRALYVAANSHAYATALDERFVAALDRLDVLIVEDSFPGPLTERAHVVLPVTMFLEQDGTMTTADRAVQRLRRAVDPPGEARPSWQHVQELARRLGYRWNTRHAVQLFQEIARAVPGYRGITFPRLERGPIAWPAAPGDRARQTLRIGQNVPGGGWAVWLGNGIALSDAWLRLDSAPLRGRVAFRTP